GGTGCGGCAACGCCGAAGCCATGCGCCACCGCGCGGTCTTTCTGGGGCAGGAGAACATGGCTCGCGCCCAGGCTCGGGGCAAGGGCGTGCTGATCATCGGCATTCACTTTTCCACCCTGGACCTGGGCGGGGCGCTGCACTCGCTGTTCTTTCCCGCCGACGTGGTCTACCGACCCCACGACAATCCGCTGTTCGAGCGCTTCATGACCCGAGCGCGGCGGCGGATCTTCGGCGCCACCATTGATCGCCACGACCTGCGCGGCGTGGTCCGGCGAATCAAGGCCGGGCACGCGGTGTGGTATTCGCCGGATCAGGATTTTGGCCGCGAAGCGAGCGTGTTTGCGCCGTTTTTCGGCCAGCAGGCGGCCACCGTTCGGCTAACGGCCAAGATTGCGCGGATGACCGGCGCGCCGGTGGTGCCGCTGATGTTCCACCGCAATCCCGATAACGCTACCTATACCCTGGAGGCGCTGCCGGCGTTCGAGGACTTCCCCAGCGGCGACGAGGTCGACGACGCAGCGCGCATCAACGCCTTTATCGAGCAGGCCATCCGCAAGCACCCGGAGCAGTATCTGTGGCTGCACCGGCGCTTCAAGACCCGCCCCGAAGGCGAGGCGGGGGTGTACTGAGCAGCTCGCCGGTCAGGCCTCGACGATTTCGTAGGAGTGCTCGATCTCGACGCCGCCGTTGGCCAGCATGATGGAGGCGCTGCAGTATTTCTCCGCGGAAAGCGACACCGCGCGCTGCACCTGGTTGTCCTTGAGGCCGCGGCCGGTGACCACAAAGTGCACGTGGATCCTGGTGAAGACCGAGGGCACGCCGTCGGCGCGCTCGGCCTCAAGCTCGGCCACGCAGTCGGTAACGTCGGCGCGGGCCTTGTCGAGGATGTTCAGCACGTCAAAAGCGCTGCAGCCGCCCATGCCCATGAGCATCATTTCCATGGGCCGCGAGCCGCTGTTGCGTCCGCCGTGATCCGGCGGGCCGTCGATGACCACGCTGTGGCCGCTGCCGGATTCGGCGACAAACTGGCGCCCGTCGGTCCATTTTACCCGTGCTTTCATGCTTCACTCCGTGTCAAACCGGTTGGTATGCGAGCCTGTCAGGGTCGGCGACAACGCAGGTGCTTGTCCAGCGCGGCCAGGCGCTCGGGAGTGCCCACGTCCACCCAGCGGCCGGTAAAGTGCTCGCCGCTGACGCGGTCGTCGCGGATGGCCGTCCGCAAAAGCGGCGCCAGGGCAAAGGCGCCGGGCGGCTCGTCGGCCACCAGCGCCGGATCGATCACCGCGAGTCCCGAATACGTCAGCCGCGCCTCGCTGCCGGGTGCCTTGTCGTCAGCGACCACGCGGCCGCGCGCCAGGCAGAAATCGCCCCGGGGATGGTGCTCGGGGTTGTCCACCAGCAGCAGGTGGGCCAGATCCCCTTCGCCCAGCGCGCCAAGGCCGGGCAGCGCTTCGCACCAGACATCGCCGTTGACCAGCAAGAACGGCGCTTCGCCCAAAAGCGGCAGGGCGGCCTGAATGCCGCCGCCGGTTTCCAGCGGGGCTGTCTCGCGGCTGTAGCGGATGGCGAGCCCGAAACGCTCGCCGTCGCCCAGGGCGTTTACGATCTGCTCCGCGCGGTAGCTTATGTTGATCACCACCTCGGCGATGCCGGCGCCGGCCAGGCGCGTCAGATGATGCTCGATCAGGGGCCTGTCGGCCACCGGCAGCAGCGGCTTGGGGCAGGTGTCGGTGAGCGGGCGCATGCGCGTGCCGAGCCCCGCGGCCAGAATCATCGCCTTCACGGGGTGGCCTCCGCGGCGGCCAGCTGCGTCATGACCGCCGGGCGCAGCGTGCCTTCGACCCAGCGGGCAAAGGCAGCGTGCTCGGGCAGCGCAGCCAGGCTATCCTCCAGGTGGTCGACAAAGCGCGGCAGGCGCTCAAGGTAGCCGCTCTTGCCGTCGCGCAGGGTCAGTCGGCAGAAGATACCCAGCACCTTGAGGCTGCGCTGGGCGGCCATGGCGTTGGCCTGGTGCACAAACGCCTCGGCGCCGGTGGCCGCGCTCAGCCGGCCGTCTGCCCGGGCCTGTTGATAAAAGCGTTTCACCAGCGCGGTGAAATCGTCCCGGGTAAAGCGCCAGTAGCGTCCGCGCAGCATCGATACCAGGTCGTAGCTCAGCGGCCCGGCCACGGCGTCCTGAAAGTCGATCATGTAGACCCTGTCGCGGTGGGGCATCAGGTTCATGGCGTCAAAGTCGCGGTGGACGGTGACCACCGGCTGGGCCAGCGCCTGTCCGACCAGCGCCTCGCCAAGCGGGGCATACTCCGCCGGCGGGTCAATCCCCAGCCAGGCGCCGAGGCACCACTCGGGGAACAGCTCGAGCTCGCGGCCCAGCAGAGCGGCGTCATAGGCCGGCAGCTCGTCCGGGGCGACGCGGTTTTGCAGCTCGCCGAGCAGCGCAAGGGCGGTGTGGTATTGCGCCATGACCGCCTCGTCGTCGGTAAACAGCGCCTGCAGCGGCGTATCGCCCAGGTCGTCGAGCAGCAGAAAGCCGCTTTCGAGGTCGGCGGCGTGCACTTCGGGCACCGGCAGGCCGGCGGCGGCCAGGCGCCGGGCAACGCTGACAAAGGGCGTGCTGTCTTCCTGCTCCGGCGGGGCGTCCATGAGAATCCGGCTCGCGCCGTCGGGCAGCAGCAGGCGAAAATAGCGGCGAAAGCTGGCGTCGCCGCCGGCGGGAGCCAGGCGAATTTGCTCGGGCGGCAGGCCGTAATGGCGCGCCGCCCAGGCCTTGAGAGCGGTAAACCGATGAGAGGACATGCAAGCTCCTTGCTGGTCGGGCATCATGCGGGCTGTATAATACGCCTTCTCGACGCCAAGGATAACGATCATGGGCAAGCGATTTATGCGCGCGGCGCCAATCACGCAGACGCTCGCCGGCAGCGTGATGGCCGGGGCGGCGCTGTCGGCGCTGGGCCAGAGCGAGCCGCTGCCGCCCCGGGCGCTGGACTGGCAGCCGTGGAGCGACGAGCAGGCGGCCGATCAGGTATGCAGCGGACGCTACGTGATGCCTGCCTATCGGCTGCCGGAAAACGACAACCCCCGGGAGCTGGGAGTGGAAACCCGGGAGTCCGACTACTCCGCCGAGGGCGAGGCGCTGCTGCGCGGCGACGTGGTGCTGCGCCGGGGCAACACCGAGCTTGAAGCCGAGCGCATCTTTGTGCCGGCCAACCGCGAGCGCGTCGACGCCGAAGGCGATCTCGCCCTGCGCGACGGCCGGGCGCTGGTGCGCGGCAGCGAGGCGACGCTGTCCCTGGTTGACGACACCGGCCAGGTAAAGGACAGCCACTACGTGCTCTACGAAGAGCGCCTGCGCGGCCAGGCCTCCCGGCTCGAGCAGACCGGCGATCAGCAGTACCGCCTGCGCAACGCCAGCTTTACCACCTGTGTCCCCGGCGCCAATACCTGGCAGCTGGTAGGCAGCGATATTCGCCTGAACCAGAAAAGCGGCTTCGGCACGGCCAAGCACGCCCGTCTGAACATCAAGGACGTGCCGGTGTTCTATTCGCCCTGGCTGCGCTTTCCCATTGACGAGCGTCGCCATACCGGTCTTTTGACGCCGACCATCGGCTTTTCCAGCGACCAGCTGGACTATGCCCAGCCGTTTTACTGGAATATTGCCCCGGACCGCGACGCCACCATTACCCCGCGCTGGGTCAGCGACCGCGGACTTTTGCTGGGCGGCGAGTATCGCTACCTGCTCGAGCAGAGCCGCGGCAGCGTGGAGGGCGCCTGGCTCAATGACGACCGCGGCGGCTCCGGGGGCGACGCCAACCGCTACGAGGGCGAAGACCGCTGGTATATAGAGGCGCAGCACGCCGGGCGCGCCGCGCCGCGCAGCACCTATCAGCTGCGCTACGGCGCCGCGAGCGACGGGCGCTACTTTGACGACTTCGGCAGCAACTTTGGCGAAAGCGACCGCTACGGCATGGAGCGCCTGGCCCAGATCGACTACCGCGGCGACACCTGGCAGCTCGACGCCCGGGTCCAGGGCTATCAGCGGCTGGATGACCCCTTGAGCGACAGCGACAAGCCCTTTTACCGCCTGCCCAGCTTTACCGCCAACGCCCGCTGGCAGCTGGGCCACGGCTTTTACAGCCAGTGGCGCTCCAACGCCACCTATTTCTGGCGCGACGTGGACGAAACCAGGGTGCCCGAGCGCGAAGCCGCCACCGGCAGCCGCGTGCATCTGGCGCCGGTGATCGGCGCCCGCTTCGAGCGCCCCTGGGGCTACGTGGAGCCGCGCACCGAGCTTTGGAACACGGCCTACTCGCTGGATTACGGCAAGCGGAACACGTCTCGCGATACCACGCCCACCCGCAGCGTGGCGCTCAGCTCGGTGGATGCCGGGCTGACCTTCGAGCGCGAGCTGACTCTGGGCGATGACGGCTACCGCCAGACCCTGGAACCGCGGCTGAACTACGCCTTTGTGCCGCGCACCGACCAGCGCGACCTGCCCGAGTTCGACAGCCGCGAGCGCGCCTTTTCCTGGGAGCAGCTGTGGTCGCCGCACCGCTTTTCCGGGGTCGACCGCGTGGGCGATCTCAACCGCCTGTCGTTTGGCCTGCAAACGCGGCTGCTCGAAGACGCCAGCGGGCGGGAAAAGCTCTCCGCCGGCGTCGGCCAGAGCGTCTACTTCGACGACCGCCGGGTGGGCCTTGACGGCAACGACGAGACGCTGCCGCCGCGGCCGGGACCACACTCTGACGTCAACCCGGAAAGCTACTACCAGGCTACCCGCGATCGTTCGCCGGTGGTGACGCGTCTGGACTGGCAGATCACGCCGCGCTGGAGTACCGGCGCCGAGTGGCTTTACGATGATCACCGCGACCTCACCGAGCGCTCGAGCGCGGAGCTGCGCTACCGCCATCCGGACGGCCACGTGGTGAACCTGGGCTATCGCTGGGAGATCGAGGGGTTTGCTCCGAGCCTGGTGCCCGGCGACGACGACTATCGCAACTACGACCGCGAAGAGATGGACCTCTCCTTTGCCTGGAACGCCAGCCCCGAGATTGATTTGATCGGCCGCTATCTGCACGATCAGACCAACCATCGCGCCCTGGAGCAGCTTGCCGGCGTGCAGTGGAACAGCTGTTGCTACGGTCTGCAGGTGGTGTGGCGCCGCTGGGTCGACGACAACGACACCGCGCGGGTCGAGGACGACTTCAACGATCGCGGCCTGTTTCTGCGCTTTGTCCTCCACGGCCTCGGCGGCGCGGGACAGGATGCCGACAGCTACTTTGAACGTACCATTCCGGGCTATCGCCCGCCGGCGCTTTAGCCCGGCGGGCAAGGCCCCAAGAGACGAACATGCTATGAGCCATACGATATTTA
This DNA window, taken from Halomonas piscis, encodes the following:
- the murU gene encoding N-acetylmuramate alpha-1-phosphate uridylyltransferase MurU, which encodes MKAMILAAGLGTRMRPLTDTCPKPLLPVADRPLIEHHLTRLAGAGIAEVVINISYRAEQIVNALGDGERFGLAIRYSRETAPLETGGGIQAALPLLGEAPFLLVNGDVWCEALPGLGALGEGDLAHLLLVDNPEHHPRGDFCLARGRVVADDKAPGSEARLTYSGLAVIDPALVADEPPGAFALAPLLRTAIRDDRVSGEHFTGRWVDVGTPERLAALDKHLRCRRP
- the lpxL gene encoding LpxL/LpxP family Kdo(2)-lipid IV(A) lauroyl/palmitoleoyl acyltransferase — protein: MAKSHYPRSFAHPRYWPTWLAIGAMHVAARLPWRLKMAVGSGIGRLVWRLARRRRHITATNIALCFPEKSAEAQRRLVKETFIANGIGLVETATGWCGNAEAMRHRAVFLGQENMARAQARGKGVLIIGIHFSTLDLGGALHSLFFPADVVYRPHDNPLFERFMTRARRRIFGATIDRHDLRGVVRRIKAGHAVWYSPDQDFGREASVFAPFFGQQAATVRLTAKIARMTGAPVVPLMFHRNPDNATYTLEALPAFEDFPSGDEVDDAARINAFIEQAIRKHPEQYLWLHRRFKTRPEGEAGVY
- a CDS encoding OsmC family protein, translating into MKARVKWTDGRQFVAESGSGHSVVIDGPPDHGGRNSGSRPMEMMLMGMGGCSAFDVLNILDKARADVTDCVAELEAERADGVPSVFTRIHVHFVVTGRGLKDNQVQRAVSLSAEKYCSASIMLANGGVEIEHSYEIVEA
- a CDS encoding aminoglycoside phosphotransferase family protein, which produces MSSHRFTALKAWAARHYGLPPEQIRLAPAGGDASFRRYFRLLLPDGASRILMDAPPEQEDSTPFVSVARRLAAAGLPVPEVHAADLESGFLLLDDLGDTPLQALFTDDEAVMAQYHTALALLGELQNRVAPDELPAYDAALLGRELELFPEWCLGAWLGIDPPAEYAPLGEALVGQALAQPVVTVHRDFDAMNLMPHRDRVYMIDFQDAVAGPLSYDLVSMLRGRYWRFTRDDFTALVKRFYQQARADGRLSAATGAEAFVHQANAMAAQRSLKVLGIFCRLTLRDGKSGYLERLPRFVDHLEDSLAALPEHAAFARWVEGTLRPAVMTQLAAAEATP
- a CDS encoding LPS-assembly protein LptD — encoded protein: MGKRFMRAAPITQTLAGSVMAGAALSALGQSEPLPPRALDWQPWSDEQAADQVCSGRYVMPAYRLPENDNPRELGVETRESDYSAEGEALLRGDVVLRRGNTELEAERIFVPANRERVDAEGDLALRDGRALVRGSEATLSLVDDTGQVKDSHYVLYEERLRGQASRLEQTGDQQYRLRNASFTTCVPGANTWQLVGSDIRLNQKSGFGTAKHARLNIKDVPVFYSPWLRFPIDERRHTGLLTPTIGFSSDQLDYAQPFYWNIAPDRDATITPRWVSDRGLLLGGEYRYLLEQSRGSVEGAWLNDDRGGSGGDANRYEGEDRWYIEAQHAGRAAPRSTYQLRYGAASDGRYFDDFGSNFGESDRYGMERLAQIDYRGDTWQLDARVQGYQRLDDPLSDSDKPFYRLPSFTANARWQLGHGFYSQWRSNATYFWRDVDETRVPEREAATGSRVHLAPVIGARFERPWGYVEPRTELWNTAYSLDYGKRNTSRDTTPTRSVALSSVDAGLTFERELTLGDDGYRQTLEPRLNYAFVPRTDQRDLPEFDSRERAFSWEQLWSPHRFSGVDRVGDLNRLSFGLQTRLLEDASGREKLSAGVGQSVYFDDRRVGLDGNDETLPPRPGPHSDVNPESYYQATRDRSPVVTRLDWQITPRWSTGAEWLYDDHRDLTERSSAELRYRHPDGHVVNLGYRWEIEGFAPSLVPGDDDYRNYDREEMDLSFAWNASPEIDLIGRYLHDQTNHRALEQLAGVQWNSCCYGLQVVWRRWVDDNDTARVEDDFNDRGLFLRFVLHGLGGAGQDADSYFERTIPGYRPPAL